A region of Ferruginibacter albus DNA encodes the following proteins:
- a CDS encoding IS1595 family transposase, with protein sequence MVQIKLLTDFDNLFEIAEHFRDEATCLKYLEYYYWNNGVRCPHCNCSKIYRCKTRLKCSKCKVYFSLKHGTMFAHSAIPLKKWFMAMYLIGVNNGISSVKLGKMIKIRQATAWFMLHRIRGLLNQNDVQLEGIVSSDETFVGGKNKNRHVDKKVDYSDRVSRDFPDKVPVLGMMEKGGNVKTVVIENTLGSSILPIIKKTIKEGSRWVTDNYFDARKLNNRYKREVTNHHLYQYKSKRGYSTNNIENFWSLLKRMIIGVYHNVSKKHLQRYCDELAFRFNARHLHAGERLNLMFSKLHLRLNYKQLTK encoded by the coding sequence ATGGTTCAGATAAAACTTCTGACGGATTTTGATAACCTATTTGAAATAGCCGAGCATTTTAGAGACGAAGCCACTTGTTTAAAGTATTTGGAGTATTATTATTGGAATAACGGGGTAAGATGCCCTCACTGTAATTGTTCTAAGATATACCGTTGCAAGACGAGATTGAAATGTTCTAAATGTAAAGTATATTTTTCTTTGAAACATGGAACCATGTTTGCCCATAGTGCAATACCTTTAAAGAAGTGGTTCATGGCGATGTACTTGATAGGAGTTAATAACGGTATTTCGTCTGTAAAACTGGGTAAAATGATTAAGATAAGGCAAGCTACTGCTTGGTTTATGTTGCACAGAATAAGAGGGCTGTTGAATCAAAATGACGTTCAGTTAGAGGGCATAGTTTCAAGCGATGAAACGTTCGTTGGCGGCAAAAACAAAAATAGACACGTAGATAAAAAAGTAGACTATTCGGATAGGGTATCAAGAGATTTCCCCGACAAAGTCCCGGTATTGGGTATGATGGAAAAAGGAGGAAACGTTAAGACGGTAGTTATTGAAAATACACTTGGGAGTTCTATATTGCCAATCATTAAAAAAACGATCAAGGAGGGCAGTAGGTGGGTTACAGATAATTATTTTGATGCAAGAAAACTGAATAATAGGTATAAGCGGGAAGTAACAAACCACCATCTTTACCAATATAAAAGCAAGAGAGGTTATTCTACAAATAATATTGAGAACTTTTGGTCGCTCTTAAAAAGGATGATTATTGGGGTTTATCATAACGTAAGTAAGAAGCATTTGCAGCGTTATTGTGACGAACTTGCCTTCCGTTTTAATGCAAGACATTTACACGCAGGAGAGAGGTTAAATTTAATGTTCAGTAAGTTGCATTTAAGATTGAATTATAAACAATTAACTAAATAA
- a CDS encoding DUF3800 domain-containing protein produces MKYIFIDESGDPEFYGTRKKLLVGTDGFQPYLLIGMIETDNRRRLRKTVLEFINNIKTDKLYNSIPSINKKNWYVHARNDHPEIRAKFFELLRNLEGYKAHIVVAKKELSIFENKHNSNPTEFYFDVLHHLLNGRFETQECHYKLYLSQRDKSSLPRFQEAVIKAMKLKKTNFPGSPVRCNLEIVPNTEMPELSIIDYLMWAVQRKLLKNESRYFDALENKYETILDLYEDKKKGSSI; encoded by the coding sequence ATGAAGTATATATTTATAGATGAAAGTGGAGATCCTGAGTTTTATGGGACTAGGAAAAAACTATTAGTTGGTACTGATGGGTTTCAACCGTATCTTCTTATAGGGATGATTGAAACTGATAATCGTCGTAGATTGAGAAAGACTGTATTAGAGTTCATTAATAATATAAAAACAGATAAGCTTTATAATTCTATTCCTTCAATAAATAAAAAAAATTGGTATGTTCATGCTCGAAATGATCACCCAGAAATCAGAGCTAAATTTTTTGAATTATTACGAAATTTGGAGGGATATAAAGCTCATATAGTAGTGGCAAAGAAAGAGTTATCTATATTTGAGAATAAACATAATAGCAATCCCACTGAATTTTATTTTGATGTTCTGCATCATTTATTAAATGGTCGATTTGAAACACAGGAATGTCACTATAAGCTTTATTTATCTCAAAGAGATAAAAGTTCTTTGCCAAGATTTCAAGAAGCTGTTATAAAAGCCATGAAATTAAAAAAGACCAATTTCCCTGGCTCACCAGTTAGATGCAACTTAGAAATAGTGCCAAATACCGAAATGCCTGAATTGAGCATTATTGATTATTTAATGTGGGCCGTACAGAGAAAACTATTAAAGAACGAAAGTAGATATTTTGATGCCTTAGAAAATAAATACGAAACTATACTGGATTTGTACGAAGATAAAAAGAAGGGTAGTAGTATATAA
- a CDS encoding Crp/Fnr family transcriptional regulator, whose product MQPIFLLKGLKENALIETGTFRNGGTKQQMDIKKGHSPLADFARSIYPEISNETLSYINEHCFTFKVRKGAFLLKEGDKNDYIFLIVKGAFRSFFKDGSKQIITWIAIENSMIASSQGLSNYEIVSEYIQAIENSELVCASYKDLNLLYKLQPEMNIVGRKLYEEYLRFSDVRAIITRLSNATSKYNYFQKTHPHLNNRIPLKYIAAYLGIRVETLSRIRGRLSKTKRK is encoded by the coding sequence ATGCAACCAATTTTCTTGCTAAAAGGACTAAAAGAAAATGCACTTATTGAAACAGGAACTTTTAGAAATGGCGGAACGAAACAACAAATGGATATAAAAAAAGGACATTCTCCGCTGGCTGATTTTGCCAGATCTATATACCCCGAGATCAGCAATGAAACGCTCAGTTATATTAATGAGCATTGTTTCACTTTTAAAGTAAGAAAAGGGGCTTTTCTTTTAAAAGAGGGTGATAAGAATGACTACATTTTTTTAATAGTAAAAGGAGCTTTTAGAAGTTTTTTTAAGGATGGATCAAAACAGATAATTACCTGGATAGCTATTGAAAATAGTATGATCGCCAGTTCTCAAGGGCTATCTAATTATGAAATAGTTTCTGAATATATCCAGGCTATTGAAAACTCTGAATTAGTATGCGCTTCTTATAAGGATCTTAACCTTTTGTACAAATTACAGCCCGAAATGAACATAGTGGGGCGCAAATTATATGAAGAATATTTGCGTTTCAGCGATGTAAGGGCTATAATAACCCGTCTTTCCAATGCCACCAGTAAATACAATTATTTTCAGAAAACACACCCGCACCTTAATAATAGAATTCCCTTAAAATACATTGCTGCCTACCTTGGTATAAGAGTGGAGACCTTAAGCCGGATACGGGGCAGGTTATCTAAAACTAAACGAAAATAA
- a CDS encoding T9SS type A sorting domain-containing protein has product MKTNSTFVSKAILAFSIFTFLFVNANAQCSAPSLKFKNPVLKSGTAGSVNAIYKFSNVTTGIDAYVKIVDIVGGATLSNIDNTSVGYGDAWQPEVNGPSTNGNTSYIKWTISFIKANDSSAYSFSCFTLSAIDIDGDGKSIKEFVKGYGTTNYSLHIPSNLTATNEGDGVKALGSVDNQADIDTSAWITNVNFNYNNVNTVTVATGATVVGKSPSTDRYACIFFQKIGNDQEMTNVVNVVLPVNYVSFTGVKTNNGVVLDWSTDKEINNSHFEVEQSLDNNNFKSVGLVLDGMSESNGRKSYEFTDNSAANADVVYYRIKQVDVDGKIAYSKVIAIRSNSSSNIVMQVSPNPFAEQLKVQFSAEEKGTATIRLISMSGSTVAFKQSIISKGFNNVQVLSLGGLPKGIYAAQLMVNGVVVSTQKVVKN; this is encoded by the coding sequence ATGAAAACTAATTCTACATTCGTATCAAAAGCTATTTTAGCTTTCTCCATCTTTACTTTTCTTTTTGTTAATGCTAACGCTCAGTGTTCAGCTCCATCTTTAAAGTTTAAAAACCCTGTTTTAAAAAGTGGTACTGCCGGCAGCGTAAATGCTATTTACAAATTTTCTAATGTAACTACAGGCATCGATGCTTATGTAAAAATTGTTGATATTGTTGGCGGAGCTACCTTATCAAATATTGATAACACCAGCGTAGGTTACGGAGATGCTTGGCAACCTGAAGTAAATGGTCCAAGCACAAACGGTAATACTTCTTATATTAAATGGACTATCAGCTTTATCAAAGCAAACGACTCTTCAGCTTATTCATTTTCTTGCTTCACTTTATCGGCTATCGATATTGATGGTGATGGTAAAAGCATTAAAGAATTTGTGAAAGGATACGGTACTACTAATTACAGTCTTCATATTCCAAGCAATTTAACTGCTACGAACGAAGGTGATGGTGTTAAGGCGTTAGGCTCTGTAGATAACCAGGCAGATATTGATACATCAGCATGGATAACGAATGTAAACTTCAATTATAATAATGTAAATACAGTTACCGTAGCAACAGGTGCAACAGTGGTAGGTAAAAGCCCTTCAACTGACAGATATGCTTGTATCTTCTTCCAAAAAATTGGTAACGACCAAGAAATGACCAACGTGGTGAATGTAGTATTGCCTGTTAATTATGTTTCTTTTACAGGAGTTAAAACAAACAACGGTGTAGTATTAGACTGGAGCACAGATAAAGAGATCAATAACAGTCATTTTGAAGTAGAACAATCTTTAGATAACAACAATTTTAAATCAGTAGGTCTAGTGTTGGATGGTATGAGTGAAAGCAATGGCAGAAAAAGCTATGAGTTTACTGATAACTCAGCGGCAAATGCAGATGTTGTTTACTACAGAATTAAACAAGTAGATGTTGACGGTAAAATAGCTTACAGCAAAGTAATAGCTATCAGATCAAACTCAAGCAGCAATATTGTAATGCAGGTTTCTCCAAATCCTTTTGCAGAACAATTGAAAGTTCAGTTCAGTGCAGAAGAAAAAGGTACTGCAACCATTCGCCTGATCAGCATGTCAGGTTCAACAGTAGCGTTCAAACAATCCATCATAAGTAAGGGCTTCAATAATGTACAGGTATTGAGTCTCGGGGGTTTACCTAAAGGCATTTATGCAGCCCAGTTAATGGTTAACGGTGTGGTAGTAAGCACTCAAAAAGTAGTAAAGAACTAA
- a CDS encoding NAD(P)-dependent alcohol dehydrogenase → MSTFSVKAFGAESKTADLKQMNIERRETTAKDVEIEILYCGVCHSDLHTARNDWGGSIYPAVPGHEIVGRVTKVGSEVTKFKAGDLAAVGCLVDSCRTCNSCKQDLEQYCLNGFTGTYNGKDKHSGGHTFGGYSEKVVVDEHFVLKVPANLNLAAVAPLLCAGITTWSPLKHWNVGPNSKVAVVGLGGLGHMAIKLAKGLGAEVTLFSRTPGKTDDAKGLGADAVVISTDDAQMKSVKGKFDVIIDTVPYVHDVNPYVTTLNISGTLVLVGYLGGLEPILNTVPMIMGRKSVAGSVIGGIAETQELLDFCGEKGIVSEIEMIKMQDINQAYERMLKSDVRYRFVIDMASLKN, encoded by the coding sequence ATGAGCACATTTTCAGTAAAAGCCTTTGGAGCAGAAAGTAAAACAGCTGATCTAAAACAAATGAATATCGAACGTCGGGAAACAACTGCCAAAGATGTTGAAATTGAAATTCTGTATTGCGGTGTTTGTCACTCCGATTTGCATACAGCAAGAAATGACTGGGGTGGAAGTATTTATCCTGCAGTGCCGGGACATGAAATTGTTGGCCGTGTAACCAAAGTGGGAAGCGAAGTAACTAAGTTTAAAGCCGGCGATCTTGCAGCAGTAGGTTGTCTGGTAGATAGCTGTCGCACCTGTAACAGCTGTAAGCAAGACCTTGAACAATATTGTCTGAACGGATTTACCGGAACCTATAATGGTAAAGACAAACATTCAGGTGGTCACACATTTGGTGGTTATTCTGAAAAAGTAGTGGTAGATGAACATTTTGTTTTAAAAGTTCCCGCAAATTTAAACCTGGCTGCAGTTGCCCCTTTATTATGTGCAGGTATTACTACCTGGTCGCCTTTAAAACATTGGAATGTAGGACCTAATTCTAAAGTAGCCGTAGTTGGCTTGGGTGGTTTAGGGCATATGGCTATTAAATTGGCAAAAGGATTGGGAGCAGAAGTTACTTTGTTTTCCAGAACACCGGGTAAAACAGATGATGCTAAAGGATTGGGTGCAGATGCGGTTGTTATCTCTACCGATGATGCGCAAATGAAATCAGTAAAAGGAAAGTTTGATGTGATCATTGATACGGTTCCTTATGTGCATGATGTAAATCCTTATGTTACTACATTAAATATCAGCGGTACTTTGGTATTGGTAGGGTATTTAGGCGGTTTGGAACCTATCTTAAATACTGTACCGATGATCATGGGTAGAAAATCAGTAGCAGGATCTGTAATTGGTGGTATTGCCGAAACACAAGAGCTATTGGATTTCTGTGGTGAGAAAGGTATTGTTTCTGAAATTGAAATGATCAAAATGCAGGACATTAACCAGGCGTATGAACGCATGCTGAAAAGCGATGTGCGTTATCGTTTTGTAATTGATATGGCAAGCTTAAAGAATTAA
- a CDS encoding SnoaL-like domain-containing protein: MSTQEVANRLYELCQQGQFKEAQQELYAPEITSTESTPTGERITVKGMEGLAAKAKQFNEMVEAMHGGYTKEPTVFGKYIFMEMGMDVTMKGMGRMNMVELARYEVNNGKIVAEEFYY, from the coding sequence ATGTCAACACAAGAAGTAGCCAATCGTTTATACGAGTTGTGCCAGCAAGGTCAGTTTAAAGAAGCGCAACAGGAATTATATGCTCCTGAAATTACCAGTACGGAAAGTACACCAACAGGAGAGAGGATAACTGTAAAAGGAATGGAAGGGCTTGCGGCAAAAGCCAAACAGTTTAATGAGATGGTAGAAGCTATGCATGGCGGTTATACCAAAGAGCCAACAGTATTTGGCAAATACATTTTTATGGAAATGGGTATGGACGTAACAATGAAAGGAATGGGCAGAATGAATATGGTAGAGCTGGCACGTTATGAAGTGAACAATGGAAAGATAGTAGCAGAAGAATTTTATTATTAA
- a CDS encoding SHOCT domain-containing protein — protein sequence MGFFDAMKFPVYTLKYEGGLPGFKPAPGSIQFKNDQAELKIMVGFSRKTILLNPDDIVEVGLDQETYRSAGKAAAGAIVGGILTGGIGLLAGAALGGKRRKENHLHLVVNYNGQECEVLIEPSKDIPTIYTEFKTMVSKQTQKPVLEKPTEDTAEKQSDVTVEIEKLYSLLQKGILTQDEFDTKKKMLLGI from the coding sequence ATGGGATTTTTTGATGCAATGAAGTTTCCTGTTTATACATTAAAGTATGAAGGCGGTTTACCGGGTTTTAAGCCAGCGCCGGGTTCTATTCAATTTAAGAACGACCAGGCAGAACTTAAGATCATGGTAGGCTTTTCGAGAAAAACGATCTTATTAAATCCAGATGATATAGTAGAAGTTGGATTAGACCAGGAAACGTATCGCTCTGCCGGTAAAGCTGCTGCAGGTGCCATTGTAGGTGGTATCCTTACAGGCGGTATAGGCTTGCTTGCGGGTGCAGCCTTAGGCGGCAAGCGTAGAAAAGAAAATCATCTTCATCTTGTGGTTAATTATAATGGGCAGGAATGTGAAGTGCTGATTGAACCGAGCAAAGACATTCCAACTATCTATACAGAATTTAAAACAATGGTTTCCAAACAAACCCAAAAGCCTGTATTGGAAAAACCAACAGAAGATACTGCTGAAAAGCAATCGGACGTGACAGTAGAAATAGAAAAGCTATATAGTCTTTTGCAAAAAGGAATTCTTACACAGGATGAATTTGATACGAAGAAGAAAATGTTGTTAGGAATCTAA
- a CDS encoding YqgE/AlgH family protein, which produces MHLSNGTILISTISLNNTFFERSIVFIVEYNEKGALGFVINKPFPRKLNELTEFKQSKALPLYEGGPVENDKLFFIHQRADLISNGVAVIDTIFWGGDFKQAITNINNDVFRTNDSKLFIGYCGWDQNELEQEIEEGSWQLCNIDPQIVFKTNVEMLWEEIHHDIKNKL; this is translated from the coding sequence ATGCATCTCAGCAACGGTACAATATTGATCAGCACCATTTCTTTAAATAATACGTTTTTTGAAAGATCCATTGTATTTATAGTGGAATACAATGAAAAAGGTGCATTGGGATTTGTTATAAACAAACCGTTTCCCAGAAAATTGAATGAACTGACAGAATTTAAACAAAGCAAAGCATTGCCATTATACGAAGGAGGACCGGTTGAAAACGATAAGCTTTTTTTTATTCATCAGCGTGCAGATCTGATAAGCAATGGAGTTGCCGTGATAGACACCATCTTTTGGGGTGGCGATTTTAAACAAGCGATCACAAATATTAATAACGATGTTTTTAGAACAAACGATAGCAAACTATTCATTGGCTATTGCGGTTGGGATCAAAATGAACTGGAACAAGAAATAGAGGAAGGCAGCTGGCAATTATGCAATATCGATCCACAAATTGTTTTTAAGACAAATGTTGAAATGCTTTGGGAAGAAATACACCACGATATAAAAAATAAATTATAG
- a CDS encoding MFS transporter, whose translation MNSQHKKRNLWIIIGITVLNAIGMTIVFPLFPFLLEKYVPATQVAVVMSALVSVFAVCTFFAAPIFGALSDRYGRKPVLLISLFGSVIGYVLLGVGGALWVLFLGRIIDGLTAGNQSALFAYITDSTEPDERGKWFGYIGGAIGLGFMIGPAIGGLFGSASITLPFFITAGITLFSMLCFWLLLPESLPAEKRTTHLTLQSFNTFSHFKEVFSLKDARSLLIMGAFFYVGLNIWQFNATIFLKDVFNWGPKFIGGMFVLVGICDILSRVILLPQMLKRWSDRTVGIIGLCGLVAGLALIFISAYIPSMVFIIAAVACIVLGEGLFDPSYNARLSLSVDESKQGLLQGANQSLQALYHVIVPLGAAAIYTYSHSAVFAIAALLMVGGLVLFVRLKTKKA comes from the coding sequence ATGAATTCGCAACACAAGAAAAGAAATCTCTGGATCATTATAGGAATTACCGTACTCAACGCCATCGGAATGACGATCGTCTTTCCACTCTTTCCATTCCTGTTAGAAAAATATGTTCCTGCAACCCAAGTTGCAGTAGTGATGAGCGCATTGGTTTCGGTGTTTGCCGTTTGCACGTTTTTTGCGGCACCCATCTTTGGGGCGTTGAGCGATCGCTATGGACGCAAGCCGGTTTTATTAATTAGTCTTTTTGGTTCTGTTATAGGGTATGTATTGTTGGGGGTAGGAGGAGCGCTGTGGGTACTTTTCCTTGGAAGAATAATTGATGGATTGACCGCAGGAAATCAAAGTGCGCTTTTTGCCTATATTACCGATAGTACTGAACCGGATGAAAGAGGCAAATGGTTTGGATATATCGGCGGTGCCATTGGGCTTGGGTTTATGATCGGTCCGGCAATAGGAGGTTTGTTTGGTTCTGCTTCTATTACTTTACCATTCTTTATCACAGCGGGAATTACCTTGTTCTCCATGCTTTGTTTTTGGTTGCTTTTACCCGAATCGCTGCCGGCTGAAAAACGTACCACACATCTTACGTTGCAAAGCTTTAATACCTTTTCTCATTTTAAAGAAGTGTTTTCATTAAAAGATGCCAGGAGCTTACTAATCATGGGCGCTTTCTTTTACGTAGGACTTAATATATGGCAATTCAATGCTACTATTTTTTTGAAAGATGTATTTAACTGGGGACCAAAATTCATAGGCGGTATGTTTGTACTGGTTGGTATTTGCGATATTCTTTCCCGTGTAATTCTGTTACCTCAGATGCTGAAGAGATGGAGTGATAGAACAGTTGGTATTATTGGTTTATGCGGATTGGTTGCGGGATTGGCACTTATATTTATCAGCGCTTATATACCATCGATGGTTTTTATTATTGCTGCAGTTGCTTGTATTGTATTGGGCGAGGGCTTGTTTGACCCTTCTTATAACGCAAGATTGTCTTTATCTGTAGATGAAAGTAAGCAGGGTTTGTTGCAGGGAGCTAATCAAAGCTTGCAGGCTTTGTATCATGTAATTGTTCCGCTGGGTGCGGCTGCTATTTACACGTATAGTCACAGTGCTGTTTTTGCTATTGCTGCATTGCTGATGGTTGGCGGGTTGGTTTTGTTTGTAAGATTGAAGACGAAGAAAGCCTGA
- the leuB gene encoding 3-isopropylmalate dehydrogenase produces the protein MKKNILIVPGDGIGQEVTAVGKKVLDKIAAKFNHQFNYDEALIGHVAIEATGNPLPDESLEKMKKSDAVLFGAVGHPKYDNDPSAKVRPEQGLLKMRKELGLYANLRPIKLFDELLSASSIKPEILKGADILFFRELTGDVYFGKRERIDGGNTAYDTMIYSKFEVERIARRAFDAAMTRGKKLMSVDKANVLESSRLWRETILEVAKDYPEVELEHQFVDAAAMILIKDPKRFDVVVTGNLFGDILTDEASQIAGSMGMLASASIGDGTGVYEPIHGSAHDITGKGVANPLASILSAALLLDISFGLKEESNAVINAVDAVLKAGFRTRDIADATTPADKILGTTAMGEEVLSRL, from the coding sequence ATGAAAAAAAATATACTCATCGTTCCTGGAGATGGCATAGGTCAGGAAGTAACAGCAGTAGGGAAAAAAGTATTAGACAAAATTGCTGCTAAATTTAATCATCAATTTAATTATGATGAAGCATTGATCGGGCATGTTGCTATTGAAGCAACGGGCAATCCCCTACCCGATGAATCGTTAGAGAAAATGAAAAAATCGGATGCAGTATTGTTTGGCGCTGTTGGACATCCGAAATATGATAACGATCCATCTGCTAAAGTGCGTCCTGAACAAGGCTTATTAAAAATGCGTAAAGAGTTGGGCTTGTATGCCAACCTTCGTCCTATAAAATTATTCGATGAATTATTAAGCGCTTCCAGCATTAAACCGGAGATATTAAAAGGCGCTGACATTTTATTCTTTCGTGAGCTGACAGGTGATGTTTATTTTGGTAAGAGAGAAAGAATTGACGGTGGCAACACTGCTTACGACACTATGATCTACAGCAAATTTGAAGTAGAACGTATCGCACGCAGGGCTTTTGATGCAGCGATGACAAGAGGTAAAAAATTAATGAGCGTTGATAAAGCGAATGTTTTAGAAAGCAGCCGTTTGTGGAGAGAAACTATTTTGGAAGTTGCCAAGGATTATCCTGAAGTAGAATTAGAGCACCAGTTTGTGGATGCTGCTGCTATGATCTTAATTAAAGATCCGAAACGTTTTGATGTAGTGGTTACAGGTAATTTATTTGGTGACATATTAACCGATGAAGCTTCGCAGATCGCAGGTTCAATGGGCATGTTGGCTTCTGCTTCTATTGGTGATGGTACGGGTGTTTACGAGCCTATCCATGGTTCAGCACATGATATTACCGGTAAAGGTGTTGCCAATCCGTTGGCTTCTATTCTTTCTGCTGCTTTGTTATTAGATATTTCTTTTGGATTGAAAGAAGAATCCAATGCGGTTATCAATGCTGTTGATGCAGTATTGAAAGCTGGTTTCAGAACAAGAGATATTGCAGATGCAACTACTCCTGCTGATAAGATCTTAGGTACTACTGCTATGGGAGAAGAAGTGTTGAGTCGCTTATAA
- a CDS encoding four helix bundle protein, whose amino-acid sequence MSTINSYRDLLVWQKSMVLVTEIYTTTNGFPATEVYSLTSQLRRCSVSIPSNIAEGYGRNSTGDYKRFLQIAVGSLFELQTQIEIAYNLKYTTETLFKQLLAKANELELMLLSLIRKIK is encoded by the coding sequence ATGAGTACAATTAACAGTTATCGAGATTTATTAGTTTGGCAAAAATCGATGGTATTGGTTACAGAAATTTATACAACTACCAATGGTTTTCCTGCCACTGAAGTTTATAGTTTAACAAGCCAATTGCGTCGCTGCTCTGTTTCAATCCCAAGCAATATTGCAGAAGGATATGGAAGAAATTCAACAGGAGATTATAAACGGTTTTTACAAATTGCAGTTGGTTCGTTATTTGAATTGCAAACACAAATAGAAATTGCGTACAACCTGAAATATACTACCGAAACCCTCTTTAAACAACTGCTTGCAAAAGCCAATGAATTAGAACTAATGTTATTATCGCTAATAAGAAAAATAAAATAA